The Candidatus Zixiibacteriota bacterium genomic interval GACGCTTTGACGATGCCGTCGCGCATCTCGCCTCAGCCAACGATCTGGTCGAGCAGACGCACGACGAGGCCGATCGCGTCACTCTGTTGCAGTACCGCGCCCAATTGGCCCTGCTGTGCTCCAACTTCTCCGGCGCCGCCGATCTTGCTGCCGCCGGACTTGAACTCGCCCGCCGGATCGCCCCGCACAGCGCCGAGGTTGCTCAGATTGGGCGGCTGCTGGCACAGGCTCACCTTGAACTCGATCAGTTCGATCGGGCTCATGAAGCGGCCACAACGGCGCTGGCCACCGCCGAACAGGTCGGCGAACGGATCGAAATCTTCGCCTGCCGCCGCCTGCTGGCACAGATTGCGCATCAGCGCCATGAACGCGTCGATATCGATGCTGAACTCCGGCGCTGCGTCGCCGGCTTCGAGCTGATGGGAGCCCAGTACGAAGCGGCGGTCACTTACCGTGTCTGGTCGCAGCTCACGCGGGAACCAGTCCTGGTCCGCGATTGTCGTGCCGAACTCGCCCGGATCCAGCGTGTTCTGCATTTGACCGATGCCGCTGCGACCGCGCTCACTGCGCGTCGGCACTCTTCGTCGGTGCCGCTCGTCGGAGCGCACCCCACGTTTGCGGAATTGGTCCGCGAAGTCGATGCCGTCGCACCCTCGGATCTTCCGATATTGCTGCTCGGCCCGACGGGCGTCGGCAAAGACCAGATTGCCAAGTACGTTCATCACCACTCGCTGCGCAGCAAGGGACCCTTCGTCCAACTCAATTGCGGCGCCATCCCGGTCGAGTTAGCCGAGTCCGAACTGTTTGGCCATGAGCGGGGCGCCTTCACCAACGCCGTCGGAACCAAAGTCGGCTTGATCGAGGCTGCCACCGGCGGGACCCTCTTCCTCAATGAAGTGGGGGAATTGCCGGCGGCGCTCCAGGTCAAACTGCTGTCGGCGCTCGAGGAAAAGGTGTTCTACCGCATCGGCGGCACCACGCCCCGCAAGGTCGATATCCGGATCATCGCCGCTACCAACGTCGACCTCTCTGAGGCCGTCCGTGTCGGCCGGTTCCGCTCCGACCTGTTCTTCCGACTGGCCGTGATGACCATCAACGTGCCGCGGCTGGCGGATCGCGGTGACGACGCCTACCGGCTGTTTGAGTTCTTCATGCAGTCCGAGGGGATTAACCTCGACGCGATCGACCGCGACACCTTGCGCTTGCTGCGCGTCCGCCTGGCTGAGTACGCTTGGCCCGGCAACGTCCGCGAGCTCAAGAACCTGATTGAGATGTATGCCATCGTCGAGAGACGCGAAGCCCGCGCGATCTGTGCGCGCCTGCTCGCGAAACTCGAATCAAGTCCGGATGCTCTGCAGCGTCAGGCGCACCCTTCCGGTGCCAACCTCGTCGATCAGGTCGAACAATTCGAGCGCTCCAACATCAAAGCCGCGCTTGAACTCTGCGGCGGAATCATCCGTCGCGCCGCCGCGAGTCTCGGTATCCCCGAGGCGACGCTGCGTTCGAAAATGAAGAAATATCGCATCAGCCCTGCGTAAGCCTTAACGCACGCTGCGCGAGATTTCACTTATCGGTTCTAAGGCTCTCTGCTTGAGCGCCTTAGATCAATACTTCCTGATAAAGTGCCTGCCGGCGCGTGAGATTTCACGCGCCGGTTGGTTTATTATCCGACACCACTCACTCCTTCTGATCTTCAATCGGAGTTTGTAAATCACTGATTACAAGAATGTTAGACTCGTGCTCGGCAAAACCTGAAACCCATCGGAGATCTTGGCAAACTCGTTGCTACTACTTCTATCGTCGCAATGAAGTAGCGGCTGCTCCAATCTCACAATTGGTGCGTGGTACCAATCTTCAGGAGTGATGGGTTGTGGGGAATAGAATCCGCCCGGACTAGCTCGGCCGGGCGGATTCTCGTCGCGGGACTCTGAAGACAAGCGGCTCGTACGCGACTACCTCCCCGGTAGTCGCGTCCACCGCCGCCGGACATTCGAAACGACTGACGCGTCTCGCCAGTCGGTAGCCCACCCGCAGCGAAGCGCAGGGTGGGGAAACTGAAATCGAGCCGTGTCGGTAGCTCACCCGCAGCGAAGCGCAGGGTGGGGAAGTCGACCATAATCGCGCCGTCAGGAATCCATTCCTGACGGACCGATGTCAATACAAAGCACCTTCGTAAATCCGTTCTTGCTTCTTTCAGATCGGGTTTCACTTCAAGCAGCCGGGTTGTCACGGACCGACCACCCGGCTTCGCTTTATGTTCAAGTCGTCAGCGAGCTTTCCAACACTCCAACTCGAAGGTCAGGATCCCTGCGATCCTGACGTCCGCAGCTCGGTAGCCCACCCGGAGCGCAGCGGAGGGTGGGGAACTCGACCGCATCCGCCCCGTCAGGAATCCCACTCGCTACACGTATTGCCACTACATCCGTCCTGAATATGGACAAAAAGATGAAGAATCTTCTTGACAAGATTCAACAGGGGGGGGGTAGATTCCCGTCATAACATCGTCAACATCGGAGGGCGCGATGCAAAGGGAAGATCAGCGTAGAAATACAATGGACACGGGAGCGAGTCCCGTTCAGATTGTTAGGGAGTGGCGAAAATGTCTGCCGGCAGCCATAGCTGGATTCGGACACGAAGAAAGCGTCGCGAGATGACGTTGCTGAGCGGGAAGATCCGCGAAGCAGCTGCGCTCGCACTGATCGTGATCCTGGCGACGATCGGCGTAGGCTGCA includes:
- a CDS encoding sigma 54-interacting transcriptional regulator is translated as MNQLLANQWDAMLIELRQLLNDGRFVEVLDHIGLLQADEHLFLGNASMAQLLAVKSAALMRLARYDDALDVARQALKQIKHSSDNLLIAELQAVAARALTELGQVAEAERVYRDLIATYRRLDDSLGIIRSLNRLSRVHFIQGQFARSVESLLEAEQYARGLADDKWLASIAGNLGTILNLSGEFHKAIEHLEESVKLNYARGEQSNLCRAYLSLAFAQMHLGRFDDAVAHLASANDLVEQTHDEADRVTLLQYRAQLALLCSNFSGAADLAAAGLELARRIAPHSAEVAQIGRLLAQAHLELDQFDRAHEAATTALATAEQVGERIEIFACRRLLAQIAHQRHERVDIDAELRRCVAGFELMGAQYEAAVTYRVWSQLTREPVLVRDCRAELARIQRVLHLTDAAATALTARRHSSSVPLVGAHPTFAELVREVDAVAPSDLPILLLGPTGVGKDQIAKYVHHHSLRSKGPFVQLNCGAIPVELAESELFGHERGAFTNAVGTKVGLIEAATGGTLFLNEVGELPAALQVKLLSALEEKVFYRIGGTTPRKVDIRIIAATNVDLSEAVRVGRFRSDLFFRLAVMTINVPRLADRGDDAYRLFEFFMQSEGINLDAIDRDTLRLLRVRLAEYAWPGNVRELKNLIEMYAIVERREARAICARLLAKLESSPDALQRQAHPSGANLVDQVEQFERSNIKAALELCGGIIRRAAASLGIPEATLRSKMKKYRISPA